ACTGGTAGACTTGAGGGACCTGCTGGAACAGACACCCAAAGCCAAACTGTGAGGCTCTCATAAATGGTGTAGTGCCAGAGGCCTGTTTTTAAATGATGAACTGCTTTTTAATTCGGTACACCCACCTTGAAGCTGACCTGGTAAGCCTGCTGGATTTCTTGGGGCAATTGGCAGTGTCTTCTTGCacataatttgttcaaaacaAGAGTGAGATACTAAGcacttcgtgtgtgtgtgtgtgtgtgtgtgtgtgtgtgtgtgtgtgtgtgtgtgtgtgtgtgtgtgtgtgtgaataagccCCACAGACACTTTGTTGGCCAGATGATGTTTGCCAAGCAGGGCTAAGGTGGTGTACTTGGTTATCCCAAGAATCCCAACAATCCTTGCCATTTTCACACTGAAGAAGGGTGTCAGCCCGAACCGTTTTGTGAGGcaattaaaaagtaaacaaaactgtTGAGTGCTTGCTTTAATTATTTTTCAAAGTCACCCTAAGAAAGCCAATTACGAAAATACTAACACTTTGAATGTTTACCGGatgaattatttttttgcttGATTGCAGTCCTGGAATAGATTTGGGCATCAGGACATTTTGTAGCCCTGTTGGTATGTTCTAAACACAGTTTTTTTGTTGTAAATACAGAATATTGATTATTTCAATACCCTCCAGGTCTCCAATTTCTTCACTGTTTATACCCATGAAGGCCTGTCTGAGTAAAACCACAGACACTGGTGCAGAATTACTTTACCTGGGGCATTGGTTACAGTCTATGAGCCACAAACACTGACATGTCCAACTGCTGTAGCCAGACTATTCTTTTTATCTTGCcttattctttttttatacAGATATTCCCATAGGGTGGTCTGCCTCTTTATCTACAAAGATATTAAATAAGATACAAGAATGTCAAGTCATGCCAAAGTGGAAACATGACCATTTCATGCAACAGTCCATATTAATCTTAGCTTACCAGCTTACCATTTTTACTGCAATTAACATTTCCATTGCTGTGTAATAGATGGAACAGTGGAGCATTTGTACATTTCCATGACACATTTACTGTGCttgtttattttgcttttttttctctcttttgagTACATGATTTGTGTCATTAGTGAATTGTTCACTTGATGTAGTTTCCTGTGCCTTGTGTGAAACTATGTAATCATAAAACCTGAGTTGACCGAAGCTGTCAAGGCTGTATTTATTTACTAATACtaagaaaatgaaaataaatgtttagaataataaaaatatgaaaatggaTCTTCCTGCATCATATGTCAAATTATTTGACTTTCCAAATGGATTTTTGTCTCAGGTGATGGGTTGGCTaaatcagtataagtataagtatatatactcttttgatcccgtgagtgaaatttggtctttttatttatcccaatccgtgaattagtgaaacacactcagcacacagtgaacacacagtgaggtaaagcacacactaatcccggcgcagtgagctggctgcaacaacagcggcgctcggggagcagtgaggggttaggtgcctgccttgctcaagggcactccagccgtgcctactggtcgggtttcGAACcgggcaaccctccggttacaaatccgaagcgctaactagcaggccacgactgccccaaatCATTTATCATTACATGGAATGTGGTTTTACCGTGCTAGACAACGGAACAATATGCCACATTTTAGCAATAATATGTTCCTGCCATAAAATACTGTACCTTGTATGTCTATGGTCCCGTCTTTGCTGACGTTGTTTATGTTTTGCTTGGACGTAATTTCTACCGGAAGCAGAGAGAAATGTCCCTTTAAAGATGGCGTCTGACAAAAGATATGTATACGCGGGGGCTGTGGGTTTTTTGTCATATTTTATTATTGGATGCCACGCCAGACTACACCATCTTGTACTAAAGGTACATATGTCTGAGACCACTCCAAATCTATTCTGGGTCATGACTTATGCCTTCATGGGTAACAGCTAACGTTACTGATAAGtgttagcaagctagctagctgtTTGCTGTTGATGGATGCAATGCACTTTCACTAGACTGAATGCATGCCTTCTAGGTTAACTATTTGCCATATTTACAAGTAGGTTACTATTCATGCACATACAGATGTTGACAAGGTGCTTGCTGTGAATTTCATGTCATGGTCTGTCAAAGAAATGAAGAGTCTCGTAAGTTAGCATTGTCAGTGTGGAGCTTGACCATACGAGGACAAAAACAGTTCGAATTTATATTgtatacatttacatgtaaCGTGAAATGTTTTTGTAAACTGTAGTTCCAGGTAATTTTATTCTACCAGTCTGTATGCAGACGACATGTAACCAACCATAGATCAACAGTTATTGTCATATGAATCATAGCTGATATTAACTGAAATAGTCGAGATCCGAAGCGTTGCAATGTCTGCACTGTCCTGGCGAATTCACAATTAATGTCAGTCTCTGCTCAATTGATTTTAGGATGACATCCGGCAGAAAGTACACCTGAACACCTTTGGGTTTTACAAAAATGGTTACATGACTGTGAGCCTGAATAGTCTCATGATAAATGAGGTGTCAATCGAAGAAGTTGATAGCAGCACGGTAACGTTAAGACGCACAGGCTACTTTACCTTTTTACTTaccatattatattattatattaaactCACGTTAATGGTGATTTAACTGTCATAAACTCATTTGGGTGTACTGTTTTCACATCTCAGATTGGATTCATTTTGGACAAAACTAACAGCAATGGGTTTGCTTCATATTTGGTAAGCATTCATTCAGCACAGGTTTATTATGCCGTGTTGAAGAGCAATAGGTCAGTCATAACTAATGTGATGAATTAGTAAGCTGTTGTGTCATGTTTTTAAGTGCTGAGTGAGCTCTGTGTGAGGACTCAtgtgctgtgctctgtgtgtgtcaggatgaTGACTCTGGGTTTTGTGTCCTGAAGAAGACACCCAGTAGTGATGCTGTGGTGTTGCTTCTGTTGGATTTCAACGGGCCTGAGTAAGTTTTcaccaaaaagaaaacaataatattaataagactaataataatacatacataatagACTTAATCAGATTTCAAATTATCATTTAGAATTCTAAAACAAGCAAGTGATGTCCGGTGACAACCCCTATGGATAAGGGGTAATATTAGCTTAGAGTTACTagtgaaatggaggagaaaGGGTGGGAAGTGGGAGACTTTGCAACACCGGAGCGTGTGACGTAGCGGGTAAGGAGGGTTTAAATcttaaaaacataatttataTTATTGTGTAGGCAATCTATAATTATCAGACGTAGAGGTTTTGTGTTGGCTGGACAACTACCATATCTATGGATGCTAACTTAAACTAAGTTTTTGATGACCAGTGCTGGGACTCATTCCTTGCTCCCCTCTAGTGTGGTTTGGAGATACTAGAGCCAAGCTGTTACagattgtgtctgtttgtatgatTTCAGAGTAACCATAAAGACCTCAGCAGAGGAAGGTCTCTTTCCCCAAATCATACCTATCCTGGCAAGAAGTGCAGATGCAGAACCAGATGGGAAGCAGGAGAAAGATGTGGCCAAAACaggtacacatgcacatttaTATACCAAAAGAAATCCTGCATGCAAAGGTTTCAAAGTTACACTTCACTAAAAACTGATGAAGTGCTAAAATGCCTCAATAGAATGTTTTAATTGAGATCAATTCATTGATTTATTGTATAATCTAATTCATCATGAATCCAAACTGGTTACTTActgatattctttttttttttttttgtctctgggCAAACAGATGAGTCTAAAGTCACAAAGGAGCCTCCTGTGGTAAGGCTGTTGTAGTGGAACAATCTGCTTTAATTTTTCATAACCTCTTTTAACTACTTTAACAGCATTGACTTGTCTGAATACCATCTGTGTCTCTTTCAGGTTACTATCAAAGAGCCCACATATCCTTTGGTGAAGAGGGGGGATAGTTACTCATTCAGAGTATGTATCCTGTAAATTGACCTATGCTATTCCTTTGTCAACACCGTAGTCTACACTGGTTATCTCGAAAAGTGTTTGTATTTTCTGATGTTGATTTTCCCTTATTTTCTTTCATGTTTCATTCTGACAGTTTTATTTCAATGTCACCACTGATGACCAGCAAGGCTTGTACAACTTCTACTTCTACAACTGCTACAGCAGGAACGCTCAGACTAACCTGCTGAAGTTCAGCCTTGATGTAAGTGCTTGCTTCTTGCTCCAAGTAGTCCTTTTTAACATTGGTATAATGTGCGTTCAGTACATTATTTTCCAAAATGAAGCATGGGAAAATAAATCATTGAGTCTGTTTTCGTAATGGCACCATGAATGGCTACATTACATTGTAAAACATTTTGACTTTAAGGTTTACAACttcagagagtgagtgaatatgtgagtgagagaaagagagattgagttGCATCTCTTGGCAACAGCGAAACATGTTAAAGGAATGGGCTGTGTCTTTGTAGATCAATATTGAGGAGAAGAACCCTAACAGCTTCCTGTCGGCGGGCGAGATCCCTCTGCCTAAGCTCTACATCTTCATGTCCATGCTCTTTTTCATCATTGGGACACTCTGGGTCCATGTGCTGCACACCAGGAGGTAAGCTCTGTGgcatctagatagatagatagatagatagatagatagatagatagatactttattgatccccaggagaaattcaaggtctcagtagcatacagacaacacacacacattcactaacagcagaaaaagtaattaaaagtatataatatgaaaacacaactaagcaataaggacagtagaagataaagaatatactaaaatacaaattatactaactaacacttaatctaaatcaattctaaaaacagtatccacatagtggtgattaatcaatcaagaggcgcttgcaatgactgaggcagggactgagcctgtgccATCTCACAGGACATTCTGCCTAATGGGAATGGAATTCCCTTGGGAGTGCTTCTAATCCAAAGGAATGTTAGTGTATTACCTGATAGGAACCACTAGAGGTCACCCTCATCATTCAAATCAATGTCAATTCATGATCAGATGTAAGCAACGGATAATATGGAAATATTAATGGATTCCAAAGGTATTAGTCAgaaaatgcacatttagactgcCAGAGCATGTAATTTTATTCTTCCTTCTAATCTCCCTCCTGATGTTTTCCACTGAAACATAACACACGGTTTGCCACTTAGGCACTTAAGCATTTTAATTAGACGttgcactatttttttttttacagggacgttttatctctctctctctctgtgtgctgactgactgacatttatttatttatttcacagtGCGGATGTTTACAAAATCCACTGGCTTATGGCAGCTCTTCCTTTCACCAAATCACTCTCTTTGGTGTTCCATGCGGTGAGTGACCCCTCACAGTAAACTGCGTAAGGCGGGGATATACATTGGCCAGCAGCAAGTGTAACGCAACGGTTTGACcttaactgacaattgaatacgctcgcaagttcaacgctcagcttgttcaacgctagcgttatgCCAGCGTTGCCAcagttccgctgccgaaccatagagaacaataggaaacctgccgcttgccgctggctaatgtgatccccgcttcatgcatgctttacacctttagcAAGGGGTCGATGTTGTATACATACTAATTAGTAGCTTGTGTTTGGATCTCCCTCAGATTGACTACTACTACATCTCCAACCAGGGCTTCCCCATTGAGGGATGGGCTGTTGTCTATTACATCACACATCTGTAAGTTCTCTAAGGAAACATTTGGTGACTTAAAGATGACATAGAATGGAAAaacgtataagtataagtatatatactcttttgatcccgtgagggaaatttggtctctgcatttatcccaatccgtgaattagtgaaacacactcagcacacagtgaacacatagtgaggtgaagcacacattaatcccggcacagtcagctgcctgctacaacagcggcgctcggggagcagtgaggggttaggtgccttgctcaagggcacttcagccgcgtctactggtcggggttcgaaccggcaaccctccggttacaagtccgaagcgctaaccagtaggctacggctgccccaacCTTGGCTTTGTTGAGTATAGAGTTTGGTACATGGGCACAAAGCTACCTTGAACAATGAAACATGCTTGTTTCCTCCTTCATATGCAAATCTCAGACTTCTAAATGATCACTAAAAAAACGGGCAAATCTGAACAAAGACAGATTGTGGCACAAATACAGTCCTATGTGACTCAAACCATTCCTCTGATCACTCACCCCCTCCACAAGTTACATTCCTCTGAGTTGGAGATTCAGGTAGAGGTCGCTGGAGCCTATTGGAGGTGCTAGATATCTGCTAGAATGGACCATTGTATTCCCCAGCCTAATCATAGGCTTGTAAATGGGCTTGTAAATTAGCACCTGAGCATGTTTTTGGCAAACAAAAGTTGCATCCCTTCTATGTTCACATCAGAGAACAAGGTCAAATACTCTGTTCCATTCTATGTCATCTTTTAAAAGGTGTTTAAAATGGTGTCACATCTGAGTACTTACGTCTATATGTTGCACTGGTTAGTGTTGTCTCCAGGCCACTGATTCGGTCAGTCAAGCTGAGTGTGCAGTAACTGTGTTCTGTCTTTCCAGGTTAAAGGGTGCTCTCTTGTTCATCACAATAGCCTTGATAGGGACTGGTTGGGCATTTGTGAAGCACATTCTCTCCGACAAAGATAAGAAGATCTTCATGATAGTTATCCCTCTTCAGGTAAAGTAGTCCTAAACAGGTAAAGTAGTCCTAAACTGTTAGTATTTACCCTCCTACTACTGGTACAGTTTGTCTTCTCGTTATGGGAATTACAGTTACTGTCATTGTGGTAACAATGAGCATGCAGAATTGCAGACTGGACTGAAACAGCGTAGTAAGCCATGTATCATCATCAGACATTTACAAAAGATGTACTGTAAGTCATGTACCTTGATTTCAACTGCTATTCCCCTATCCTCAGGTGTTGgccaatgtagcctacattatcaTCGAGTCAACAGAGGAGGGCAGCAGTGAGTATGGTTTGTGGATGGAGATCCTCTTCCTGGTGGACCTGCTGTGCTGTGGGGCCATCCTGTTCCCTGTAGTCTGGTACGCTCATGCTACATTGCCCCCATTTTATATCACTACAGCTTAATCTATGGCTccctataataataataagatacCTTTAGCCTcatgagaccatcctgatctcgcgagcTCCATTTTTCCACTTGCAGATCAGTCTGGCTTCTTGCGATagagaaaatttggagccaaCAAACAAACGgccaatcagcgttggttttgaggcgggtTTAGGTTAAGGGTAGCCTAGCTTGTTGTTGTATTTTCGTTAACGCTCTGTTAGTACATCATACGCTTCGTcgatctgattggttgatttggcccgtctatcaccaacataggtggtgatagacagatgatTTAGCCAATCAGTTAACCAGTATTTtcgccccttcccaaaagttctccaacggaaagttcccagtTAGATATGCCGAGCAAATGCAAAGCAATCCATCTGGTGGAGTCCGGTTAAGATGCCTTATGGATGAATACAGATCTGGGATAAATATTAAGTGAtcaacatgtttgtgtttggttgGAAGTGAACTGACTCTTGTATGTATTGTTATGCACTGTTGTTCTGCAGGTCAATCAGACATCTTCAGGAGGCATCAGCTACAGATGGAAAAGGTATGATGCTGCCATCACTCTGTGATGCACTTGCAAAACTATGCTCTGCTGCTTAACAATAGCAGTATCTGTCCCTGCAGTGTTACTTTAAAATAGCAGTCAGTTCTAGTCCTTTGCACAGTTAAAGGCAAAATACCcttcaatgaaaaaaaaacttaaagcTTAATCTCTGTATGGAAAAGTGGCTGACTATTTTTACCTTATGTcagaaattgaaattgaatgtgtACCTTGGAAGGTGTATATGACGCGTGTTAATGAGTGTTGGTGATGTGTATGTGATGCGTGTTCTGGAGTGTTCATGTTAGTGATGTTATGTGATTCGTGTTCTGGAGTGTTGATATTGGTAATGTGTATGTGATGCGTGTTCTGGATTGTTCATGTTGGTGATGTGTATGTGATGCGTGTTCTGGAGTGTTCATGTTAGTGATGTTATGTGATGCGTGTTCTAGAATGTTCATGTTAgtgatgtgtatgtgatatACCCTTAGTTTCCAGGATTAACTCTCTTCTCAGGGGGTAAATTGAAGAATACTGGAAGCATAGATAATAGATTAAGCCATTTAATTGACGGTAATATGGATGGAACACTTTGCACATAGAAAGAGTTACATTTACTATGACACGTTCTCTTTGGGCTGGTTTCCTGTACGTCATTGGTTGGCAACAGTGCCAAAGCTGGCCCCGCCCCATCAATATTATTTGGCCCGCCAGATTATTGCGGTAGTccg
The Alosa alosa isolate M-15738 ecotype Scorff River chromosome 12, AALO_Geno_1.1, whole genome shotgun sequence DNA segment above includes these coding regions:
- the gpr107 gene encoding protein GPR107; this encodes MASDKRYVYAGAVGFLSYFIIGCHARLHHLVLKDDIRQKVHLNTFGFYKNGYMTVSLNSLMINEVSIEEVDSSTIGFILDKTNSNGFASYLDDDSGFCVLKKTPSSDAVVLLLLDFNGPEVTIKTSAEEGLFPQIIPILARSADAEPDGKQEKDVAKTDESKVTKEPPVVTIKEPTYPLVKRGDSYSFRFYFNVTTDDQQGLYNFYFYNCYSRNAQTNLLKFSLDINIEEKNPNSFLSAGEIPLPKLYIFMSMLFFIIGTLWVHVLHTRSADVYKIHWLMAALPFTKSLSLVFHAIDYYYISNQGFPIEGWAVVYYITHLLKGALLFITIALIGTGWAFVKHILSDKDKKIFMIVIPLQVLANVAYIIIESTEEGSSEYGLWMEILFLVDLLCCGAILFPVVWSIRHLQEASATDGKAAINLAQLKLFRHYYVMIVCYIYFTRIIAILIKIIVPFQWKWLYQLLDELATLTFFFLTGHKFRPASYNPYLLLSVEDEEDLEMDDVITTSTALGEGVKKVKKISNGPSEETESVA